One Arachis hypogaea cultivar Tifrunner chromosome 2, arahy.Tifrunner.gnm2.J5K5, whole genome shotgun sequence genomic window, ATCAGTTTTGATAAGTGGTCAGACATTCCAGAGagcttttttgaaaatcaatggaATATTTTTTTCCAAGTAAGAAGATTCCTTAAACTCTAAAGCTTATTTCTTTGTCATTATTTAGTTATATttgttagttaatatatattctttgttCCATATTAAAGGCTCAATTTTGCTTTAAAGTATGTGATAGCTTGGCCAAACGATTTCTGCTCCAATCGCTTGGCAAAAAATGGAGGGAAAATAGGATAAAGCTTTGGAACGAGTTTTATGATCCGAGGTTGAGTAAAACCGAGATCATAAATAATACACCAGAAGATATTGCTCTTGATCAATGGGCTTTATTCGTAGAATATCGTTTGAAGCCTGAAACTCAGGTAAGTACTTACAATCCTAGTTAAATGTTGTCCCACTAAAAAGCCTTATATATTTTActactataaataggatattgaATTCATATGGAATGTTGTGAATGCATGTTTAACTCTATTTAATTGTGTCCAAATTTATCTTTCAGAATCTTTGTAAGAGGAATCAAGAAATTTGGCAAAACAAATAATTCCTCATACTTCAGGTGCTAAAtcaattgcaataaaaagggctGAATTGGTAATCATTTCTATGTGTGGATTTcatacatttaattttattttggcaTTATccaatttttcaatttatatcCACTTGTCTCCACaactattatattttatatagcaTAGGAGTCATTATGTTAGCACCTAATGCATCTCAGTTGTTAAATTGTTGCTATTAGTAACTTAATTTTATGCATATCTTTTCTTCAATGATATATTTCTTGATTGAGTCTTTCTACTTTTCTTGAATTTTAGACGGAAGAGACGGAAAAAGAATTTAGTAGGGTTCAAATGTGGGACATCACTCACAAGAAAACAGATGGAAGTTATGTTAATGAAAAGGCTAAAGAAATAGCGGTAAGACTAAAGTACAACAAGTAACTtgtttgtatttctttttctttcttttttttaagataatattaTGTTTgattctttccctttctttttatatatgtaggaGAAGATTGAAGCATATAGCAGTCAACAAGCGGTGGAATCAACCGTTAATTCTCCTCTTGATGCTCTTGGAGTAGTTCTTGGGAAAGAGCACCCTGGTCGTGTTCGAGGTTTAGGCATGGGAGCTGTTCCAGCTGTTGCTTTTAAGAACAACACCACAAGAATTAGTCAGATGAACTTAGGTTCTTCAAATGATGCTAGCACATCATCTACTTGTGGTTCCAATGTGCAAAAAGAGCTGGATACTGTTAAAGCGCAGTTGCAAGCATTAGTCTCTTATATTGCTTTT contains:
- the LOC140177879 gene encoding uncharacterized protein isoform X2, translating into MWDITHKKTDGSYVNEKAKEIAIEAYSSQQAVESTVNSPLDALGVVLGKEHPGRVRGLGMGAVPAVAFKNNTTRISQMNLGSSNDASTSSTCGSNVQKELDTVKAQLQALVSYIAFKEEVKFQ
- the LOC140177879 gene encoding uncharacterized protein isoform X1; translation: MWDITHKKTDGSYVNEKAKEIAEKIEAYSSQQAVESTVNSPLDALGVVLGKEHPGRVRGLGMGAVPAVAFKNNTTRISQMNLGSSNDASTSSTCGSNVQKELDTVKAQLQALVSYIAFKEEVKFQ